The following are encoded together in the Deltaproteobacteria bacterium genome:
- a CDS encoding thiolase family protein: MESLRGKVAIVGTADTEVGVVPHLSATQLYVKGAKLALEDAGITKDDIDGLITCTSFVEPYMYHAEMIAEYMQIFPRYCLNVATGGGTTLAIMHHAASAIATGVCNTVLITMADNMLSGLSRDRAIEAMSTAGHAQFERPYGPPIPGFYALLAQAHMHQYGTTSEQLAAVAVACRKHASMNPAAQMRQPITIDDVLNSKLIAHPLHLLDCSLVSDGGAAIVMTSAERAKDFKKKPVYMLGVGEGHSHEHISQAQSLTTSAAKEAGERAYAMAGLGPKDIDVAELYDCFTPVVIIELEDLGFCPKGEGGRFVEGGRIELGGQLPINTHGGLMSHCHPGHPGSLFSITEAVRQLRGECGPRQVNDAEIAFVHGQGGIMSTHCSMILGKENN; this comes from the coding sequence ATGGAATCGCTTCGTGGCAAAGTGGCGATCGTCGGCACCGCCGACACCGAGGTCGGCGTGGTGCCGCACCTCAGCGCGACACAACTCTACGTCAAAGGAGCAAAACTCGCGCTGGAAGACGCCGGTATTACCAAAGACGATATCGACGGGCTCATTACCTGCACGTCGTTCGTCGAACCCTACATGTACCACGCCGAGATGATTGCCGAGTACATGCAGATCTTTCCCCGCTATTGCCTGAATGTGGCCACCGGTGGCGGGACGACGCTGGCGATCATGCATCATGCCGCATCGGCCATCGCCACTGGTGTGTGTAACACCGTGCTGATCACCATGGCGGATAACATGCTATCCGGCCTGTCGCGCGACCGCGCGATCGAAGCCATGTCCACCGCTGGTCATGCACAATTCGAACGCCCCTACGGGCCACCGATTCCCGGCTTCTATGCGCTGCTGGCGCAGGCGCACATGCATCAATATGGCACGACCAGCGAGCAGTTGGCGGCGGTGGCCGTTGCCTGCCGCAAGCATGCGTCGATGAACCCTGCCGCGCAGATGCGGCAGCCGATTACCATCGATGACGTGCTGAATTCCAAACTGATCGCCCATCCTCTGCACCTGCTCGACTGCTCGTTGGTGTCCGACGGTGGCGCGGCGATTGTCATGACCTCGGCTGAGCGAGCGAAAGATTTCAAGAAAAAACCGGTGTACATGTTAGGCGTTGGCGAAGGGCACTCGCACGAGCACATCAGCCAAGCGCAGAGTCTGACCACGTCCGCCGCCAAAGAGGCTGGAGAACGCGCCTATGCCATGGCCGGCCTTGGTCCCAAGGACATCGATGTCGCCGAGCTGTACGATTGCTTTACCCCGGTAGTCATCATCGAATTAGAAGACCTCGGCTTCTGTCCCAAAGGCGAGGGCGGACGTTTCGTCGAAGGCGGACGCATCGAGCTAGGCGGCCAGCTGCCGATCAATACCCACGGCGGGTTGATGTCGCATTGCCATCCCGGCCATCCTGGGTCGCTCTTCTCCATTACCGAAGCCGTCCGGCAGTTGCGTGGCGAATGCGGTCCGCGACAGGTCAACGATGCCGAGATCGCCTTCGTTCACGGCCAAGGCGGCATCATGTCCACGCACTGTTCGATGATCTTGGGAAAGGAGAACAACTAA
- a CDS encoding SDR family oxidoreductase, with protein sequence MSKNIVVVGATSGIARALCHELGQDGNRLLLAGRTREELDKCAADLQVRYHADVWVELFEALDFATHAAFFERCLARFDGELDGFVLCHGYMTNQETTEQDWDEAQRTIDVNFTSTVSLLMLAANYFELRKKGYIVALSSVAGDRGRMSNYTYGAAKAGLSAYLQGLRNRLHRAGVQVLTVKPGLVDTPMTAGLLDPQSPLVATPEKIARDINQAIHKRKDTLYSPWFWRFIMGLIRVLPERVSKRLKL encoded by the coding sequence CTGAGCAAGAACATCGTTGTCGTAGGGGCGACCTCGGGCATTGCCCGAGCGCTTTGTCACGAGCTGGGTCAAGATGGTAATCGACTGCTCCTCGCCGGTCGCACGCGTGAAGAGTTAGACAAATGCGCTGCCGATCTTCAGGTGCGGTATCATGCCGACGTCTGGGTGGAACTTTTCGAGGCCTTGGATTTTGCCACGCACGCCGCGTTCTTCGAACGCTGTCTCGCACGGTTCGACGGCGAGCTGGACGGCTTTGTTCTGTGCCACGGCTACATGACCAATCAGGAAACGACGGAGCAAGACTGGGACGAAGCCCAGCGGACCATCGACGTCAATTTCACTTCCACTGTCTCCCTCCTCATGCTGGCCGCTAATTATTTCGAGCTGCGCAAGAAGGGCTACATTGTCGCGCTCTCGTCCGTGGCTGGCGACCGTGGACGCATGAGCAACTACACCTATGGCGCGGCAAAAGCCGGACTAAGTGCCTATCTCCAAGGTCTGCGCAACCGTCTTCATCGCGCAGGGGTTCAGGTATTAACCGTCAAGCCGGGCCTCGTCGATACTCCAATGACCGCTGGTCTTCTCGACCCGCAGTCTCCGCTGGTTGCCACACCGGAAAAAATAGCCCGGGACATCAACCAAGCGATACACAAACGCAAAGATACCCTGTACTCCCCATGGTTCTGGCGATTCATTATGGGGCTGATTCGTGTGCTCCCGGAAAGAGTCTCCAAACGGTTGAAGCTATAG
- a CDS encoding DUF433 domain-containing protein — protein sequence MNSDATPAEVPHPYVECRPDVQGGRPVIKGSRFPVSSIVQDYRRGLSVEEILREFPQLMPAEVHDALSYYYDHRPEIEQEIAQMTDLDTAMRQYPPTLPPSGDGGYENLP from the coding sequence ATGAATTCCGATGCTACGCCCGCCGAAGTGCCGCATCCCTACGTTGAGTGCCGTCCTGATGTTCAAGGAGGACGACCGGTCATTAAGGGTAGTCGTTTTCCAGTGAGCTCCATCGTTCAGGACTATCGTCGCGGCTTGTCCGTAGAGGAGATCCTTCGCGAGTTTCCTCAACTGATGCCTGCCGAAGTGCATGATGCGTTGTCTTACTATTATGACCATCGTCCTGAGATTGAGCAGGAAATTGCTCAGATGACGGATCTCGATACAGCTATGAGGCAATATCCGCCGACTCTGCCTCCTTCTGGCGATGGCGGCTATGAAAATCTACCTTGA
- a CDS encoding Zn-ribbon domain-containing OB-fold protein, with translation MAALSPKPIPVPTRETKPYWDACKKHELHIQQCADCGHHQFYPRLYCTKCMSDKVEWVQASGRATVLSHTTVYRPVTQAFASDVPYVVALVTLAEGPQMMTNIVGCEPEKVHIGMPVQVTFEDWTEEISVPKFKPL, from the coding sequence ATGGCGGCGCTCAGTCCGAAACCGATCCCTGTTCCCACTCGTGAAACCAAACCCTACTGGGACGCCTGCAAGAAGCACGAACTGCATATTCAGCAGTGCGCGGACTGCGGCCATCACCAATTCTACCCGCGCCTGTACTGCACGAAATGCATGAGCGACAAAGTCGAATGGGTGCAAGCCTCGGGGCGGGCTACCGTCTTGTCCCACACCACCGTCTATCGACCGGTGACGCAAGCCTTCGCCTCCGACGTACCCTACGTCGTGGCCCTGGTCACGCTGGCCGAAGGTCCGCAAATGATGACCAACATCGTCGGCTGCGAGCCGGAGAAGGTACATATCGGCATGCCTGTGCAGGTGACGTTCGAGGATTGGACGGAGGAGATTTCTGTGCCCAAGTTCAAGCCGCTGTAG
- a CDS encoding glycosyltransferase family 39 protein: MWEQVLRAAESPWFLPTILLLALGLRLWHVLALRAHPFFDNLQLDPRAYDEWAQQIAAGKLVGSSAFFVDPLYAYFLAGLYRLFGHSLLAVQLVQVLLGVGTCWLTALLGRCVLGQTGLGNLAGALMVAFLPAIHYGAVIEKTTLSVFLFTLALVLFFGSSRRASLGSGVALGLAVLTRGNLLLFAPTGAAMLFFDRSVDNPHFRWQRMGLFLAGSFFMVSLATIHNWRASGEFVLTTTNLGQNLYIGQHRGNALGAYDAPSFVRPDPRYEENDFRAEAERRLGRTLTASEVSGYWRNQAFVEMAAAPEAVVSRTLSKLRLFWHQYELPDNENLEVVAEYSSVLRLPLLGMGMLFPLALLGAVIGWRSNYRIRVLVGVTLLYLASVLAFFVLSRFRVQLVPSLAVLAVAAVAWLAEANMPRARLGFAILLVAIAATFSFTWPSWLVQRRLANLAISYHGLGAQLASSGDLDAAIRSYERAVATAPSAVIVSMRELGTLYLRRGNFEAAERHMRNVVELKPQSRRGWTALTRLYEAMLATKRYRDDTVIKEKLAAAYRAAGSPDNAARLEGDS; this comes from the coding sequence ATGTGGGAGCAGGTGCTCCGCGCGGCTGAAAGTCCCTGGTTTCTGCCCACGATCCTGCTGCTCGCCTTGGGGTTACGCCTCTGGCATGTCCTAGCATTGCGAGCCCACCCCTTCTTCGACAACTTGCAGCTCGACCCGCGCGCCTACGACGAGTGGGCGCAACAGATTGCCGCCGGAAAGCTGGTCGGAAGTAGCGCATTCTTCGTTGACCCGTTGTACGCTTATTTCCTGGCGGGACTCTATCGGCTCTTCGGTCATAGCTTGCTCGCGGTGCAACTCGTGCAGGTCCTCCTCGGCGTGGGCACCTGTTGGTTGACCGCACTGCTGGGGCGGTGCGTTCTCGGTCAGACGGGCCTCGGCAACCTTGCCGGTGCGCTTATGGTCGCCTTCCTGCCGGCGATCCATTACGGAGCCGTGATCGAGAAAACTACGCTTAGCGTCTTCTTGTTCACGCTAGCACTGGTGCTCTTTTTCGGTTCGTCTCGCAGAGCAAGCCTAGGCTCAGGAGTCGCACTCGGCTTAGCGGTACTGACGCGCGGCAACCTCCTGCTATTCGCACCAACAGGCGCGGCCATGCTTTTCTTCGACCGCTCGGTAGACAACCCACATTTTCGCTGGCAACGGATGGGGCTGTTTCTGGCCGGCAGCTTTTTCATGGTCAGCTTGGCTACCATCCATAACTGGCGGGCGAGTGGCGAGTTCGTACTTACCACCACCAACCTGGGGCAAAATCTCTATATCGGTCAGCACCGCGGCAACGCACTCGGCGCGTACGATGCCCCGAGTTTCGTTCGCCCCGACCCACGTTACGAAGAGAACGATTTCCGCGCCGAGGCCGAGCGCCGTCTAGGGCGAACACTCACGGCCAGCGAAGTATCTGGGTACTGGCGCAACCAAGCGTTTGTCGAGATGGCGGCGGCACCGGAGGCAGTCGTCAGCCGGACGCTGAGCAAGCTGCGACTCTTCTGGCATCAATACGAGCTGCCCGACAACGAAAACCTTGAGGTCGTCGCCGAGTATTCCTCGGTCCTCCGGCTCCCGCTTCTGGGGATGGGCATGCTCTTCCCTTTGGCGCTACTCGGCGCGGTGATCGGCTGGCGCAGCAACTACAGAATACGTGTCCTCGTCGGCGTCACGCTTCTCTACCTGGCCAGCGTGCTGGCATTCTTCGTCCTGTCGCGCTTTCGCGTGCAGCTGGTGCCGAGTCTTGCTGTTTTAGCGGTGGCGGCAGTCGCTTGGCTCGCCGAAGCCAACATGCCTCGGGCCCGGTTAGGGTTCGCGATCCTGCTTGTCGCCATAGCAGCAACGTTTTCTTTCACCTGGCCGTCCTGGCTCGTACAGAGGCGCCTCGCCAATTTGGCTATTTCCTACCATGGTCTCGGTGCACAACTGGCGTCCTCCGGCGACCTTGACGCAGCGATCCGATCCTACGAACGAGCAGTGGCCACTGCTCCAAGCGCAGTCATCGTCTCAATGCGCGAACTCGGCACCTTGTATCTGCGGCGAGGCAACTTCGAGGCCGCAGAGCGCCACATGCGGAACGTCGTCGAACTCAAGCCCCAGAGTCGTCGCGGGTGGACCGCACTGACGCGGCTGTACGAGGCGATGCTCGCCACCAAGCGCTACCGCGACGACACAGTTATTAAAGAGAAACTCGCGGCCGCGTATCGCGCCGCCGGTTCTCCAGACAATGCGGCCCGGCTTGAGGGGGATTCGTGA
- a CDS encoding tetratricopeptide repeat protein, with translation MATEPEVWTTQGLLAHFLQINEKMEDRSFTFILGSGASRPSGIPTGGELVRTWLAELHQRLDPQFGKQSIKAWATAENLDIPEFDYAQAETFYPQVFERRFGADPEEGYTQLESIMAEKEPSFGYSVLAQVLAKTRHRVVVTTNFDNLVADALSIYSQTYPLVCGHESLAGFVRAQMRRPLVAKIHRDLLLAPKNDQDGTASLPESWAQALEVLFRHHTPLVIGYGGNDGSLMGFLEALAPGAIKGRLLWCYREHDGQPNTRICNVVVRHRGALIPIAGFDEFMLQLGNELRFGLLDQELEQQVKERAERYRKSVEALQQRLSPPDKEGTTALVPTEVQQALAATIERESSWWAWALKAREEPDQEKCEQIYRQGLTQFPESPELLSNFANFMTDIPKNYDEAERLYRRALDLEPNSADIIGNLAVFMHEVRKNHDEAERLYRRALDLEPNHANVIGNFAEFLLARGRSTETREFVKRAWRLNGASPTTLAASLSLDLALLARTEQQDDASALGRLKTLLTTGFEPGDWSFDDVLAATAPKLSEEDRAFYAALATAILDKAKVVALEAFPRWKDIVPIPLETPWGEG, from the coding sequence ATGGCGACCGAACCGGAAGTCTGGACCACTCAAGGGCTGCTGGCCCATTTCCTCCAGATCAACGAGAAGATGGAGGATCGTTCCTTCACCTTCATTCTCGGCTCCGGAGCCTCGCGTCCATCCGGCATCCCTACCGGTGGGGAACTGGTCCGTACTTGGCTCGCCGAATTGCACCAGCGACTAGACCCGCAATTTGGCAAGCAGTCAATAAAAGCATGGGCGACGGCGGAGAATCTCGACATCCCTGAGTTCGACTACGCACAAGCCGAGACGTTCTATCCGCAGGTTTTCGAGCGGCGCTTTGGCGCTGACCCGGAAGAAGGATACACGCAACTGGAAAGCATCATGGCGGAGAAAGAACCCAGCTTTGGCTATTCCGTGCTCGCGCAAGTCCTGGCGAAGACGCGGCATCGCGTCGTTGTCACCACCAACTTCGACAATTTGGTGGCCGACGCTCTCTCGATCTATAGCCAGACCTATCCGCTGGTATGTGGTCACGAATCCCTGGCCGGCTTCGTTCGAGCACAGATGCGCCGTCCGTTGGTCGCTAAAATCCACAGAGATCTCTTGCTCGCACCCAAAAATGACCAGGATGGAACGGCTTCGCTCCCGGAGAGTTGGGCGCAAGCCTTGGAAGTCCTATTTCGCCACCATACCCCACTGGTCATCGGCTACGGCGGAAACGATGGCAGCCTGATGGGTTTTCTGGAGGCACTAGCGCCAGGAGCGATCAAGGGAAGACTGCTGTGGTGCTACCGCGAGCACGATGGCCAACCCAATACCCGCATTTGCAACGTCGTGGTCCGCCACCGAGGTGCACTAATTCCAATCGCTGGCTTCGACGAGTTCATGCTGCAGCTAGGAAACGAGCTGAGATTCGGCCTGCTCGACCAAGAACTCGAACAGCAAGTAAAGGAACGAGCTGAGCGCTATAGGAAATCGGTTGAAGCCCTCCAGCAACGTCTGTCTCCCCCTGACAAAGAAGGCACAACAGCTCTAGTCCCAACCGAAGTGCAACAGGCATTAGCTGCGACCATCGAAAGAGAAAGCAGTTGGTGGGCCTGGGCTCTCAAGGCCCGGGAGGAACCTGACCAAGAAAAGTGTGAGCAGATCTATCGCCAGGGTTTGACTCAATTCCCGGAGAGTCCTGAACTCCTCAGCAACTTCGCCAACTTCATGACCGATATCCCTAAGAACTATGACGAAGCCGAGCGTCTCTATCGCCGTGCCCTGGATCTCGAGCCCAACAGCGCCGATATCATCGGTAACCTCGCTGTCTTCATGCATGAGGTTCGCAAGAACCACGACGAAGCCGAGCGTCTCTATCGCCGTGCCCTGGATCTCGAGCCCAACCACGCCAATGTCATCGGCAACTTCGCTGAATTCTTACTGGCGCGCGGACGTAGTACAGAAACAAGGGAGTTTGTAAAGCGAGCGTGGAGATTGAATGGTGCGAGTCCAACTACGTTAGCCGCTTCCCTCTCTTTGGACCTTGCTCTCCTCGCACGAACGGAGCAACAAGACGACGCATCCGCGCTTGGCCGTCTGAAAACTCTTCTCACCACGGGATTTGAACCTGGAGATTGGTCCTTCGATGATGTGCTCGCTGCTACGGCGCCAAAACTTTCGGAGGAGGACCGAGCATTTTATGCTGCTTTGGCTACGGCTATTCTAGACAAAGCGAAAGTCGTAGCGCTTGAGGCGTTTCCACGCTGGAAGGACATCGTACCGATTCCGCTGGAGACGCCGTGGGGGGAAGGATGA
- a CDS encoding FAD-binding oxidoreductase — translation MEAREELLSGWGNYPVERCYTVRPATLAALHAIVTRGTQPNYIARGLGRAYGDAALNRQHGIIVQTRLDRFLSFDECSGILECEAGVSFATIIQYLLPRGWFLPTTPGTKHVTVGGAIAADVHGKNHHLTGSLGNFLLDFTLLTASGALLTCSPQENVDVFAATLGGMGLTGIIISARLQLVRVESAYVQVVYRKTKNLDETLASFATDHEYRYSVAWVDCLTSASSLGRGVVMLGNEARVQDLPEPLARHPLALPTKRELSMPFRLPGIVLNPWSAKAFNALYYSCHRQGLAIVDYETFFYPLDHVLHWNRIYGWRGFVQYQAFFPPETAHSGLIAVLEKVSHEQQASFLAVLKRSGPASQGLLSFLSPGYTLALDFPYTGPDLQRLLGELDAVLLKHGGRLYLAKDATTTAEAFAAMYPRLPEFLAIKTRLDPSNRFVSSQARRLDIVEAL, via the coding sequence ATGGAAGCGCGTGAAGAGCTGCTAAGCGGTTGGGGGAATTACCCCGTCGAGCGCTGTTATACCGTCCGCCCGGCAACCCTCGCGGCACTCCACGCCATCGTTACACGCGGGACGCAGCCGAATTATATCGCTCGGGGACTCGGGCGCGCCTACGGAGACGCGGCGCTCAACCGTCAGCACGGGATCATCGTGCAGACGCGGCTCGATCGTTTCCTCTCCTTTGACGAATGCAGCGGCATCTTGGAGTGCGAGGCGGGAGTGTCCTTCGCCACCATCATCCAATATCTACTACCGCGCGGATGGTTCTTGCCCACTACTCCCGGCACCAAACATGTCACCGTTGGCGGGGCCATCGCGGCGGACGTGCACGGGAAAAACCATCACCTCACCGGCTCTTTGGGTAATTTTCTGCTCGACTTTACCCTCCTCACCGCGTCGGGAGCCCTGCTGACCTGCTCGCCGCAGGAGAACGTGGATGTCTTTGCGGCGACGCTCGGGGGCATGGGACTAACCGGCATCATCATCAGCGCCCGCCTTCAACTGGTGCGAGTAGAAAGTGCCTACGTCCAGGTAGTCTATCGTAAAACGAAAAACCTGGATGAGACGTTGGCCAGTTTCGCGACCGACCATGAATATCGGTACTCGGTCGCGTGGGTAGACTGCCTCACCTCCGCCTCATCTCTAGGACGTGGAGTGGTGATGCTTGGGAATGAGGCGCGCGTACAGGATCTTCCCGAACCGCTCGCGCGCCACCCACTAGCGCTGCCCACTAAGCGTGAGTTGTCAATGCCGTTTCGCCTCCCGGGGATAGTCTTGAACCCCTGGAGCGCAAAAGCTTTCAATGCGCTCTACTACAGCTGTCATCGCCAGGGTTTGGCAATTGTCGATTACGAGACGTTCTTCTACCCACTGGACCACGTGTTGCACTGGAACCGGATCTACGGATGGCGCGGCTTTGTCCAATACCAAGCCTTCTTTCCCCCAGAAACTGCGCACAGCGGGCTCATCGCAGTGCTGGAGAAGGTCAGCCACGAGCAGCAGGCATCTTTTCTGGCGGTGCTGAAACGCAGCGGTCCCGCAAGCCAGGGGCTGCTCTCGTTTCTCTCACCGGGCTATACCCTTGCGCTAGACTTTCCGTATACCGGCCCCGACCTGCAGCGATTGCTTGGGGAACTCGATGCCGTGCTGCTCAAACACGGCGGGCGCTTATACCTGGCCAAAGATGCTACGACCACGGCAGAGGCGTTTGCTGCCATGTACCCTCGATTGCCTGAATTTCTGGCGATCAAAACGCGACTCGACCCCAGTAACCGTTTCGTCTCCTCACAAGCGAGACGCTTAGACATTGTGGAGGCTCTCTGA
- a CDS encoding DUF393 domain-containing protein: MDTIFYDGQCGFCHRAVRFLLARDRGGERFRFAALDSQAFRAAFSEQERQEFPDSLIVLTDDGAVLTRSTATAHLLRRLGGGWRVLGTLLSLTPLRARDALYDSIARMRHHLFASPAEACPLLPPELRSRFLD; this comes from the coding sequence GTGGACACGATTTTTTACGACGGGCAGTGTGGGTTCTGTCATCGCGCGGTGCGCTTTCTTCTCGCCCGGGACCGTGGTGGAGAACGGTTTCGCTTTGCCGCGCTCGACAGCCAGGCGTTTCGCGCGGCTTTTTCTGAGCAGGAACGGCAAGAGTTTCCCGACAGTCTCATTGTACTGACTGACGATGGGGCCGTGTTGACACGCTCGACCGCCACCGCCCATCTTCTGCGTCGCCTCGGTGGAGGATGGCGGGTGCTGGGTACGTTGCTCTCCTTGACGCCTCTACGAGCGCGGGATGCGCTGTACGACAGCATCGCCCGCATGCGCCATCATCTGTTCGCGTCTCCAGCCGAGGCGTGTCCGCTCCTGCCGCCCGAACTGCGCTCGCGATTTCTCGATTAG
- a CDS encoding DUF169 domain-containing protein codes for MAEATATQEHIDWKDVSDKLQNLLRLRTLPIGMKLFETVEEMEAIPKIRRPRKHHTTCQIVTQARQVGWTVGVTIDNLMPGNCGAVIGLKEVPPDTLDGSRMAGVWFKDKEEAAKHQEAMTRVAPGKYHAMAVSPLASSRLDPPDIALIYGTPGQMILFINGLQWKGYRRYRFGVVGESACSDSWGCALATGEPSLSIPCYAERRYGGVADDEMLMALRPQLLPKVIEGLEMLSRAGLRYPIPNYGIQMDPSEGLAVSYSEMGKK; via the coding sequence ATGGCAGAGGCAACCGCGACTCAAGAACACATCGACTGGAAAGACGTCAGCGACAAGCTGCAGAACCTGCTGCGACTCCGCACGCTCCCGATCGGGATGAAATTGTTTGAAACCGTCGAGGAGATGGAAGCGATCCCCAAGATTCGCCGCCCCAGGAAACACCACACCACCTGCCAGATCGTCACCCAAGCCCGGCAAGTCGGCTGGACGGTGGGCGTAACGATCGACAACTTGATGCCCGGCAATTGTGGCGCAGTCATTGGCTTGAAAGAAGTACCACCGGATACCCTCGATGGCAGCCGCATGGCGGGGGTGTGGTTCAAGGACAAAGAAGAGGCGGCCAAGCACCAAGAGGCAATGACGCGGGTCGCACCAGGGAAGTATCACGCCATGGCTGTGTCACCGTTGGCTTCCAGTCGGCTTGATCCGCCGGACATCGCGCTGATCTACGGCACGCCGGGACAGATGATTCTGTTCATCAACGGCCTGCAATGGAAAGGCTACCGACGTTATCGGTTCGGCGTGGTCGGCGAGAGCGCTTGCTCCGACTCGTGGGGCTGCGCCTTGGCGACCGGCGAACCGTCGCTCTCGATTCCCTGCTACGCCGAGCGCCGCTACGGCGGCGTGGCCGACGATGAGATGCTCATGGCACTGCGCCCGCAACTCCTGCCCAAAGTTATCGAAGGCTTAGAAATGCTTTCCCGTGCCGGCCTCCGCTATCCAATTCCCAACTATGGCATTCAGATGGACCCCAGCGAAGGATTGGCGGTCAGTTACTCGGAGATGGGCAAGAAGTAG
- a CDS encoding DUF5615 family PIN-like protein, producing the protein MKIYLDEDVHTFIAHALRLRGWEALTTEEARRRGAGDRDQIAFATNNGYAIVSYNVRDFPRLHYEITSDGGTHMGIIVGSREDPRRNVRALLHLLDKVSAEAMRDQLVYLNNWA; encoded by the coding sequence ATGAAAATCTACCTTGACGAGGACGTACATACGTTCATCGCTCACGCTCTACGGTTGCGCGGGTGGGAGGCGTTGACGACAGAAGAAGCCCGCCGTCGGGGGGCAGGTGACCGAGATCAAATCGCTTTCGCGACAAACAACGGCTATGCGATAGTATCGTATAATGTACGCGATTTCCCTCGGCTGCATTATGAAATTACCAGCGATGGGGGAACGCATATGGGTATCATCGTTGGATCGCGAGAGGATCCTCGCCGCAATGTCCGTGCGCTTTTGCATCTTCTCGATAAGGTCTCTGCTGAGGCCATGCGAGATCAGCTTGTTTACCTGAATAACTGGGCTTGA
- a CDS encoding UbiA family prenyltransferase, giving the protein MPSPGLQVSALLQELRVRQWVKNTLLLVPLLLAHEVAQLDKLLSGLVACLAFSFCASAVYVVNDLHDLEADRHHPQKRYRPFAAGTLPLQVGSPLALGLVLIGFSLTVIFLSWQFFAVLVLYLILTTAYSYGLKRIALVDMLLLAGLYTLRLVAGGLATTVPVSEWLMSFSVFFFVSIAAAKRYAELSRLNTEGKESAEGRGYMVDDLSFVETSGLTSGYLAVLVFALYLNSEVTKQLYPRHWMLWMLCPLLYYWVGRVWLLAKRRQLSEDPVVFATTDPASLVVGVLTVLLVVLATGVL; this is encoded by the coding sequence GTGCCGTCACCCGGATTACAAGTCTCCGCTCTGCTCCAAGAGCTGCGCGTGCGGCAGTGGGTCAAGAACACACTCCTGCTCGTTCCTCTTCTCCTCGCTCATGAAGTCGCGCAGCTCGACAAGTTGCTTTCCGGTCTCGTCGCCTGCCTTGCCTTTAGCTTCTGCGCTTCCGCTGTTTACGTCGTGAATGACTTGCATGACTTGGAGGCGGACCGCCACCACCCGCAGAAGCGCTATCGACCGTTTGCTGCTGGAACGTTGCCGCTGCAGGTGGGATCGCCGCTTGCTCTCGGCCTCGTTCTCATCGGCTTTTCCCTGACGGTCATCTTTTTATCGTGGCAGTTCTTCGCCGTGCTGGTGCTCTACCTGATACTGACCACGGCGTATTCCTACGGGCTCAAACGGATCGCGCTCGTCGATATGCTTTTGCTTGCGGGGTTGTACACGCTTCGTCTGGTCGCCGGCGGCTTGGCGACGACAGTGCCGGTCTCCGAGTGGTTGATGTCCTTCTCGGTGTTTTTCTTCGTCTCTATCGCCGCCGCAAAACGGTATGCCGAATTATCCCGCCTGAATACAGAAGGGAAAGAGAGCGCCGAAGGGCGCGGCTATATGGTGGACGACTTAAGTTTCGTGGAGACTTCGGGACTGACGAGCGGTTATCTCGCCGTCCTGGTCTTTGCCTTGTACCTTAACAGCGAGGTCACTAAGCAACTCTATCCGCGACATTGGATGTTGTGGATGCTTTGTCCCTTACTCTATTACTGGGTGGGGCGAGTGTGGCTACTAGCGAAGCGCCGACAACTCTCGGAAGATCCGGTCGTCTTTGCCACCACAGATCCGGCGAGCCTCGTCGTCGGCGTCCTGACGGTACTCCTCGTCGTGCTAGCCACTGGAGTGCTGTGA